The genomic DNA CATCTTCTTCCAACGACGCTTCGAAAGTGACCTCAGTGGCGCCAGTCTCGGTCTTCTTTAGTAGTGCCAAGCGATGGTCCACCGGGTAGTTGAGGTAGGTCTCGTAAGCCTCGATAATGGTATCCTCGACACCAAATTCCTGCCATCTCTCGCGAGTCCAGAGCGCCTGGCTCAGGTTCTTTCCAGCGAGGTGAGGACCGGCCGTGTAGTACGAACTCCATTCACGTGCCTTGACCGCGGATGGAGTGCTCGTGAGGATTGCTTGCAGCTGTTCGTAGGAAAGGCCGTAGCCCTGAGGCCATGACGAGTGTGGAATTGAGCGAGAACCAGGGACATAGGACCAAAAGGAATCCGGGACCAGGAATAGAACGAGAGCGATGGAGAGAAGTAAACCGAGGATACGACGTAAGGTATTGTGGGGATATCGCTGTTGTTGCGGAGCGACATGGACAAGAAGGAGGGGCGAGGACTCCAAACGAGCcgtctttttctccttcatcttGGAAAAGAAACTTACAGCAGCTTAAAGATGAATGGCTTGAAATGGCACTGCATAGACGAAGTTGAAGGAGTAGAGAGCTGGCGGAGCTgggaggagttggagatGCGGAGACGCTGATGTGATCCGGCCTTATCAAATGTTATCACTACCGTCCGTGCTCGACGGAATATTCCGTACTCTAGAGTGTACGATTTAGGAAGCTGGAATTGCTTCAATTGCTTTACTTATCCTCTATCCACCCAATTGGCCATAGACATATCCTGCGATTCGAAAGCAATTATATACACTTAGCTAGAAGAAGCCCACCGGACAAAGATAGTAAAAGATTTCCGAGTCCCGATATTTAACGACAAACCATGAAAATAACGTAAAATGGGGTATATGCTCAATCAACAACAATAAATGCTTTTTCACGCGGCTACGTTCTCCTTATCCTCATCCAGTTCGGGAACTGGGATGACGTCGTTCAATTGGGCGTTCAACTTCTCACCAATACCGATGCTGTCACGTAGGATCTGTCGAGCGGATTGGTCGTCGTCGATTTTCATGTTTTCCTTGACGAGTCGAACTGCCAATTCTGGGACAAGGACAGCTTGTGCGTAGCCAGCAACACCAGCCGTCTTGACAATGTGATCGGCGGCTGCGAGACGACGTAGCTGAGGAGCAAAATGTGTAGTCACAGCTTGCAACCTATATCCACTATGTTAGCCATGTTCTGAAAGTAGAAGTTGAGGATATATAACAGTACATTTTACCAGATCCTCGTGTCCCATAGTAGCCGCATGAAATATCCTCCAATCCACCACCGGACAAAGTAAGCCGGAAATTCTTCGCTTTCCCTGATTTCATAGCACTGTTAAGAAGGTTCCTGTAATACGACGAACACTCAGGAACCAAGAGTTTTGCCAGATCATCATAATGACCACGGATCCGTTCATCAAAAGCATCCCAGTCAATATTCGGGTACCCCTTGCTCTTCCATTCCTTCTCGGCTGTAGAGGTCTGGTGTGATTCACAGAATCCCATTTGATCGCGGAATCGTTGCTTTGGCTGTGTTTCGAATCTCATAAGAGCCTCGGGGTCGACTTCTTCCTTGCACATAGGGCATAAAGCCTTTTTGGGTTGCATGATCTCCTCATCTGCCTGCGAAAATTCGAAGTTAAATGCTGATGATGGAGGTGACGGGGTGCTGATCGGGGAGCTAAGCGGTGATGCATCGTCCTGTGACAATGAATCCAAAACGTCTGCAAACTGAGGCTCATTATCCGAAGAGATGCCGTTCGGAAGAGCGGGCGGATTCTTGAACTCGGGGGTCTTTCCATTCGCACGAGTCTTAGACGGAGGCGGGCTAGACATGTCGATTTCCCTCGGCATCTGGAAgctgctttcttctttctttttgttcttctcTTGTGGAGACTTCTTCACGTATCCTTTCTTGTCCTTCTGGGGCTTCGATGCTGACTTGTTGTCCTGAGATGAAGGTCCACTGGAAAATCTGCTCTGGCTCGAAAATTGGGCATTTTTCCGCCTCTTGCCGTTCTGTGACGAGCCCCATAGTTCAAGATAATAAGTCTCAGGGTCTTCTATAGCACTCGAAGTCCGCGCCCGGCTCTTTTCTTGAGAGCTCGATACCTCCGGTTTATCCCCTCCGTCCTGCTTTGATACCGACGCCCTTCCACTCCGTCGCGGCGCACTACTCTCCGCGAGTTTATCCTCCAGACTCTGTTTCACTGGAGTATTCAGTTCCCTATCTTCCTCAAGGTCTGATATATTGACGTTATCCTGATCTCCTGCTTCCACTTCGTCGTCGCTGGAACTAATCGGTGCATCGTCGATGCCGGGTTCAGGTCTCTCTGGTTTGGGCAGCTTATTTGTTTCGTTATTGAACGTCGACAACAGATGTTTGCCTGTGAAGTTCCTCGCCGTAAGGTAGTTTCTTGAGAAGCTCGAGTCTGGTCTCGTTCGGGTCCCCATGGTGAATGACTGGTGATCGCGGAAACAACGCCGTACGAGGACCGGAGTATTGAAGGTCCGAGCAAAATAATCAATTGCTCGATAGCCGCTGACAGACCTGGTTTCCGGTCGAGGAGACGTAGTTCGGTCGTAGTACTGCCGTAGGGTGCTTTTGTCGGAGCACCGCGCGGTCTCACCTAGCTTGGGAATGATTAGTGCTTATCGCTGACTACCAAAAGAAGTAGGACAAGCCAGAAAAAATCTGACGATTTGAAGAGTGTTTTAGATGACGCTCAGTCAGCCTCTCCTCAGGTGTGGCTTGTGCAGGGCTGACTTGTGCAGGTAGAGAGGGACGAGAGAGAACGCGCGTGACACGCGAGCTAGGCGTTTCTCCGCAGCGGCAGATCAGATCCGACAGCTCAACGGGCGAGATTGCGATTTGACCGAGTTAAACGGGAAAATGGAGGAAATCATCTCGGTTGAGCTTATAATTTTGAAGTTAAAAAGGCGAGAAATCGATACTCTACTAGTCGATTACTGGTAAGCCCAGCTCTGTCTCTACTAAGCCGCAAGTCTATCCGGCGCCGACTCTCCGACTCTATACGCCATTATGGAGTACCTCAAAGACATGAAATGATACAATAAAATCGAAATAATATAATACTGAGTGTTAGCATCATGCTTCAAGACGTACATCAAACAAGCGTAACCCCACAACGCCGTAGAAAACCGTGTGCCTTATATAACAGATGTATATCTTGAAATGTAAAACGATCACTCAAAGCTCAATTCCATTTCACCTTCTTCGCCACCCTCAAAATCATGCTCCGCCCAAGCATTAGGTTCCAAGGCTAACGCACCCAGAGCACTGGCACCGACGCCGGCGCCAACGCCCGCACCAGCACCAACTGGCATCGTCGCAGAGGATCGCAATTCTGGTCTCGTAGGATATGGGTCATGGTTGCTGCCGTGTGTTGGCTCGAACGCAGAGTGCGAACGTTGTAGCGTGTCCTCGTCGTAGGAAGTATCAAAGGTCATTTCAattccctcttcctcgtgcGGATTAGAGAGCAAATCAGGCAGCGGTGACTTGTGATTAGAAGCTGGTTCTGGTGTTGACTGAGTTGGTCCTGCGCTTGGagtttctttctctttcgcTTTCACATCAGAGGATGAAGGTGTAGTAGGAGATCCGGTTGGAGAGTTCAAATCTAACTTCATCGGAGGAAGGGTCGACTCCAACTGCTTAACTTCAATGGCCTCCGAAGCCAGTTCGGCTTTGATAGCATCAATGTCAAACAGAACCGACCCGGTACCGGAACTGTCAGTCGAGCTTCGAGATATGGACTTGTTGCGTTCGACGTCGTATGTCTCCCAACCCTTCTTTTGCGCCAGTTTCCCTCGCTTGAACAGTCCAAATCGCTTCTTCTCTGGTTTCATCTCCGCTTCTTTGCGGGCTTCGTCAATCTCCCGGATCAACTCCCGCTGCCGCTCGCCATGGCTTTCCGGATCAGGGTCTTCGATTTCGGCGAATTCCTCGCTGAGCACTTCCCATCCAACCTCTTTCAATAACCGAGGCATTGCTGCGCGATAATCCATATGTCCATTGACCAACTTGGTCACATCGAAATTCTCTAATCCAGGGATTCCTTCCACTGGCGCAAGGCCGGCCACACGCATAATTCCACCACTTGTCGCACGGAAGAGATATCCCAAGATCCAGTCGTTGGAAGCGTAGCCGTTGACGAAGCGCCCAGAGACCACGCTGCGAGCTTTGATGTACTCATCCTTGTTTGCCACGTTTGGTGATCCGAACATGTAGACGTTCTCGACAAGTCCTTGGGCTCCCTTATCTGCGAGTTCCTTCAAGCATGAGAAGATGACCCTCGCCCCAAGTGAATAGCCGAGCAAGGTTACAGGTCTTTTACCCAGGTTGCGGTCCATTAGGGAATCGGCCATGATAAGCCCGGCTGCGTTCGCACGAGCCAAGGAGACGTTCCATGGGTTATCGATCAGGTAAGATAATTTTGTAAGGACAAGGGGCAGTTGTAGCGATGCCATAAGAGCTACCAAAACGGTGCTTCCGAGAACATGTTGAAGACCTTGGGTCAACGCCTGGTGCATTGTGAGCCACGATCATACTTCCAATGAATGTCACATAACCATTGAACTTACCTCTGTAGCCAGAATGTTGATGGTTTGACCCATACTTTGCAACATTTCAGGTTCCCATAAAACGGAATATATATCACCCATGATAGGGTCGACGGTACTGTAGGGCAACCGTATATCATCAACCTTGCCAGTCATCCAACCAGACACCGTAATAATGAGATTGACTCGTTTGTTATTGTGGAGCGGCCGATATTCAAATGTTCGGACAGCGCCAGTTCGGCGATGCGAAGCTCTCAGCCCGATTGTGCCTCCAGTCAATGTAGCACCGGACGCGATCAAAGCCGTACCACCTGCTCCTCCCAGGAAAGCACTGGTGCCTGTGATCCCGACTGTAGTAAAGCCAGCAGCAAGACCGGCACCGATGACTGGCGCCAGCAACCCAGCTGAGAGACCAATGACTAGTCCACCTCCTACAGTAGCCAGACCCATGACCATATATCTGCGCTTCAAGGCCGACTTCCGACGCTTCTCCATATGGTCTGATTCGTCCCATTGCTCCTGGTTATTCTCTGCTTCCTGCATCTCAAGGGCATCCATCACTCGTTTCTCGAACTTAGTAATTTGAAGCCATGGTACTTCCATAGCTCGACCAACCCTCTCGAGCAAGCTCCGGGATCTAGAATCATAGGCTGAGTCTGCAATCAAAACCAAGAAGAGATCGCAAAGGACTGTCCATCGGAGGTCGATATCGATCTTTGCCGATGTTGGCATATCGGATGGGGACTGAACCTCTGGAAAGTCATCTCCGCCGCTGGTCGCCTCATacggtggaggaggggacGTCGACGCTGAATCTCGATTTACTTCAGTAGAGATACTGCCTTTTTCACTGTCCTTAGCGCCGGGAGAGGTAACGGAGGATGTAGACTGGCGTGAGGGATCGTCTTCCTCTGCAATGGGGTTCTTGACTCGCGCATTTTGCATTAACGGCGGTACAAGATCCAATGGCCGCACGCCATGTTGGGCCAACTGCTCAATCATGATCTGCTCTGCTGCATCGATTTCCATGTGCGCATAAAGCCGTGCCATCATCGCTTGTCCCCACATCTTCGTGGCGTCTCTGCCCTTCTGCAATGCCTTTTTCGCGCCTTTAGTCGTGGGTATATTCTCCAAATCTAATGACATTTCGTGTATAGACAGCCTTGTTACTCCGACATATGCTATCCTTTGGCCTTCGGTCAGGATGTCTTTCGTAGCCTGAAGTTGACTGTCGGGATCGCGCAGCTCTTCTCCTTCTACGCCGGCTGAGTTGCCTGCTGCTTCTCTGAATAGGTAGCTCGTGTCCTCGTCCAAGCTTGTCGCTGATTGGGCATCCTCGTCGAGCTGGACACGAGTGTAGCCCTTGCCAGCGCCACTATAACCCTTTTGTgcatattcttcttcttcctgtctCTTGGCTCCTCGAGCAAGCAACCGACCAAAATCGTCGTACTCGTCGAACTCCCCAAGGGCAGGCATTTCCTTCCACTCaccctcatcttcctcctcgctcTCATCGTCGTCCGAGTCTTGGCCCGCTGCGGTAAGTCGCTGATGTGACCATTCCGAAGCTTTGAGATTTGGGCGTTTTTCACGTTGGCTTCCGGGTTTGGGGGCAATGGTGCTTTCTGCGTTTGGCGTGGCATTCGCGTCTTGGACACCTTGTGTAGGTGCGCTAGGGGTGGCTGGTGTCTCATTTTGTGGTGAAACGATGGGGTCTTTCTCTGAAGATTCGTTCTTGTCCGATACTGGCGCTTGAGCGGGCAATTGTGCTGCTTGGCTCTCTTGACTACCTTGTGTTAAGTCGCCAGAGGCCCCAGGCTTATGCGCAGTAGCTTCACACTCTTTCTCTGGCTCGTTTGGTTGTTCTGAGTTCTCCGCAGCTTTTGGGCCCCCTTGACGTTCCAGCTGAGCGTTGCCGTCTTTTTCCAGTGAGCTATTCTCCACATCATGAAATGTCTCATTATCATCCGAGGCTTCACTTGCGGGCTGCGGTGGTGGCCGAGGGCGCGCTCGAATCGGAAGCCCAAAGTCATCTACCTCGTCCTGCTGTGTCGTGTCCCGTCCATCCTGCTCTGCAACCGGCTTATATCCCGGTATCCAATCGCGCGGATTCACATTCTCCTTTTCATTATCGACATTATTCCCTGGCAATTGCGCATCGTCTCCCGGCGGATCCCCAGACTGAGCAGTCAAATCGACGGTCCGATCAGTTGCGGCGTTTGAGGTAGAGGTCATTATTCATGGGCGTAGCGGACGTAAAGGAACGTATGCGAATTCCAATCAAGCGCAAGCAATATATTCTTTCGTTCCTTGTCTACCTCCGGGTGCGATCCGTAGCTGACCATCCGTGCCAATGTACACGGTTCGGGTGGTATCCGTGCTTTTTTGTTCCGGTACGAGCTATGACGGGCTCCGTCTGTACCTGACCGTGCAGTCCTTGATGGCAATCATCGGACAGCCTGAAAGATATCTCCGGAGGATAGAACCGTTGGCCACGCGGCCTCGCCTCTGGAAAAGGGGGGCGAACAGAAGGGGCCGTAGACCAACCACCGGAAGGCAGAAAGATAGCCGATACCTAGGACATTCAAAGAGGTTGTTTTAGCCCAGTGATCAATGGGGAAGGGACAAGATCTGCCCTTTCAAGtggtttttcttttatttctcAGGACGTACCCCTACGGCCTGGTTGGAAGAATAGTAGTGGTTGTCTGCGACCGGGAGGCGTTGGTTCAGTTCGGCACCGCAAGCAGCGAGAATCGCCCCGTCACGTCAATCGCGGAGATACAGCGTCTACTCCGAGTACAACAAGGAGACGGTAGGGCTGTTCTGATCCACGCAGGGCACCTCCAGCAGTTTAAGGGGTCAATGAACTTGTGATAGGTTATCTCATTAAGGATCTATACCCCTGAGGTATACAAGACTTTATTTCGTCACTTGTCTGAGTCCGATGCGGTTCAAAGCAGCGGGGAAGGTTGTATCGTAGTTACAATACGGTATTTATCCCTTTTGGGTCTCAAGTCTCTATGATTGTACATGTTTTCTGCGATTATTTACACTTCGCCTTTTTCACATGGACTATCTGATGTGAGAGCTACTTCGTGATCAGATAGGTGGGTTAGAGCATAGATATCCAATCAATTCCCCCATGGTACTAAGAATGAATCCGTGAATTCAAATGGCTCCATCTGATTTACCTCATCAATTGAAAAAGGGGTCCACGTAGCGGCCGCTATACTCATCGGGTCGAGCACACTGGAATAGTCGAATGAGCGAGGTGTTTGCGCCGGCGAGCTAGTGAAAATGGAATGCGATATAGGCAGGCTAGGTGACTGTGCCAAAGACAGCGGTTGTCCAATGCTTCTCGAGTTAGTCCACAAAGACTGATTGTACAAGTGTTGTAGAAAGGAAGAGGCCTGGCTTAGCTCGCTTATCGCTTCTGGTGATAATCCCGAATTCAAATCTCCCGGTGTTGAAGCTATATCGTGGGCGGTTGTCGACTTGGGCTTGAGAAGCTCTATAGCGGTTTGAACCGGTTTCATTGAGTCCGATGAAGTGGCGAGATTCAGCGATGATGGCTGTGATGTAGAAGCCTCCTGCGGTCCTCTAACCCAGCAATTGTAGAGCAACATTAGAGCACTTTGAAACAAAAGATGATACCCAGCTGGCCACATTCGAGGCAAGAGGTGATGGTCCCTTCCATTTTCGAAGCAAGCGATGATCTGTGATGCTGACTCCACACAGACATCCAGGCTTTTGCCAAACTGTGGCTCCTCCGGGCTAAAGGTCAAGGCTGGGCGATGAATGAGGATGCTAGTGAATTGCGCCAGCAAGGAAAGCCATAGCGAGATGTATCTGGACGTCTCTCCAGAGCTATCCTTTCCTATGTCTACCATCAGAGCTATATCAGACTGGGAAGACTGAACATTCTGCCCCCACACATCCACCTCCCGTTGCAGATGCTGAATCTTCCCGACCGCACCGCGTCGGTCCGTCGTTGTGTACATCTGCTGCAAGCAGCGAGACAATAGTTGAGAGAGTTGGATATAGTGGATGAATGGTTCCACACGGGTCGTCTCTCCGGGAAGAGGATAGGATAGTTGCTCGCAGTGCAGATCATCGAAATCAGCATTGAAAGGTAGATCGACGTCGACATCGGCGTGCTGAACAGTCCGTGGTAGACCGAACAATACACTTGATTGCCTGATGTCTGTCAGTACCAGATATGATTGAAAGCGGGAAAAATAAGTCCATACACATCAAGTATATACACACACCACCATAGCCGCTTACGCAGCTCTGTTTCACCCAGAATATGGCGAAAGCGTCTTGAATGACGATGAAGGCCAAGCGACTGGGCGAGCCTGACCGTCATCCCACAGATTCGCAGGCCCAATGAGTGCTGCGATGTGGACTGTAGATAAAGCAGATAGAGCAAGAGTGCCTGGAGGGTTGTGAGGTCACCGCGATTTGGCATTCGTCCAAAGAGGTCGCTCAACATCCTGTCATAATGTGACTGTGTCAAGGTGTGATGCAAGACGCCGGAATGAGTTCTATGATGACTGAACGCATCGAGGGCAAGCAATGCATAGACTTGAAGTAAGAAGGAGACGTCAGAAGACGTCCGGATACCCCGGAAAAGTTGGTCTAGAGCCGCGAAAAATTGCTTTGACAGGAGGACTGGATACAGCATGCCCCAACAGTGTTGGAACCGGTCAAAGACAGCTTCAAAAGAGGTAAGATCTTGCTGAGACAGGAATTCGTATTCAatttttggaagattcaaaaACTGGGGCTCAATCCAGTGCAGGTAAGGCTCGCTCGGACTCATTTGAACCCTTCCATGACACACTTTCAAAATATGCAGACGGAAGATACCTTCAGGGAAATGGTCAGGACATTGAAAGCGTCTTTGGTATTGCTGTTGGGCCGATAGTATGAAATGCACGCCGGTCGTGGAACCTGCAAAAAATTCCGCATTGCTGTCCCCAAGGACCAGCCGTCCTAGGTGACCGACCACGGGGCCTTGGGAGGAGCCTTTGTGAGATGATGGAACCCTGTTTATATTTGAACTCAGTTGCTTCAGTTGTTCTAGTTCCTCATTCTGGCGGGC from Aspergillus chevalieri M1 DNA, chromosome 1, nearly complete sequence includes the following:
- a CDS encoding RTC4 family protein (COG:S;~EggNog:ENOG410PQHZ;~InterPro:IPR028094,IPR039024;~PFAM:PF14474), yielding MGTRTRPDSSFSRNYLTARNFTGKHLLSTFNNETNKLPKPERPEPGIDDAPISSSDDEVEAGDQDNVNISDLEEDRELNTPVKQSLEDKLAESSAPRRSGRASVSKQDGGDKPEVSSSQEKSRARTSSAIEDPETYYLELWGSSQNGKRRKNAQFSSQSRFSSGPSSQDNKSASKPQKDKKGYVKKSPQEKNKKKEESSFQMPREIDMSSPPPSKTRANGKTPEFKNPPALPNGISSDNEPQFADVLDSLSQDDASPLSSPISTPSPPSSAFNFEFSQADEEIMQPKKALCPMCKEEVDPEALMRFETQPKQRFRDQMGFCESHQTSTAEKEWKSKGYPNIDWDAFDERIRGHYDDLAKLLVPECSSYYRNLLNSAMKSGKAKNFRLTLSGGGLEDISCGYYGTRGSGKMLQAVTTHFAPQLRRLAAADHIVKTAGVAGYAQAVLVPELAVRLVKENMKIDDDQSARQILRDSIGIGEKLNAQLNDVIPVPELDEDKENVAA
- a CDS encoding uncharacterized protein (BUSCO:EOG0926146A;~COG:S;~EggNog:ENOG410PH0F;~InterPro:IPR007941,IPR029058;~PFAM:PF05277;~TransMembrane:4 (o513-531i594-625o637-661i748-767o)), whose protein sequence is MTSTSNAATDRTVDLTAQSGDPPGDDAQLPGNNVDNEKENVNPRDWIPGYKPVAEQDGRDTTQQDEVDDFGLPIRARPRPPPQPASEASDDNETFHDVENSSLEKDGNAQLERQGGPKAAENSEQPNEPEKECEATAHKPGASGDLTQGSQESQAAQLPAQAPVSDKNESSEKDPIVSPQNETPATPSAPTQGVQDANATPNAESTIAPKPGSQREKRPNLKASEWSHQRLTAAGQDSDDDESEEEDEGEWKEMPALGEFDEYDDFGRLLARGAKRQEEEEYAQKGYSGAGKGYTRVQLDEDAQSATSLDEDTSYLFREAAGNSAGVEGEELRDPDSQLQATKDILTEGQRIAYVGVTRLSIHEMSLDLENIPTTKGAKKALQKGRDATKMWGQAMMARLYAHMEIDAAEQIMIEQLAQHGVRPLDLVPPLMQNARVKNPIAEEDDPSRQSTSSVTSPGAKDSEKGSISTEVNRDSASTSPPPPYEATSGGDDFPEVQSPSDMPTSAKIDIDLRWTVLCDLFLVLIADSAYDSRSRSLLERVGRAMEVPWLQITKFEKRVMDALEMQEAENNQEQWDESDHMEKRRKSALKRRYMVMGLATVGGGLVIGLSAGLLAPVIGAGLAAGFTTVGITGTSAFLGGAGGTALIASGATLTGGTIGLRASHRRTGAVRTFEYRPLHNNKRVNLIITVSGWMTGKVDDIRLPYSTVDPIMGDIYSVLWEPEMLQSMGQTINILATEALTQGLQHVLGSTVLVALMASLQLPLVLTKLSYLIDNPWNVSLARANAAGLIMADSLMDRNLGKRPVTLLGYSLGARVIFSCLKELADKGAQGLVENVYMFGSPNVANKDEYIKARSVVSGRFVNGYASNDWILGYLFRATSGGIMRVAGLAPVEGIPGLENFDVTKLVNGHMDYRAAMPRLLKEVGWEVLSEEFAEIEDPDPESHGERQRELIREIDEARKEAEMKPEKKRFGLFKRGKLAQKKGWETYDVERNKSISRSSTDSSGTGSVLFDIDAIKAELASEAIEVKQLESTLPPMKLDLNSPTGSPTTPSSSDVKAKEKETPSAGPTQSTPEPASNHKSPLPDLLSNPHEEEGIEMTFDTSYDEDTLQRSHSAFEPTHGSNHDPYPTRPELRSSATMPVGAGAGVGAGVGASALGALALEPNAWAEHDFEGGEEGEMELSFE
- a CDS encoding uncharacterized protein (COG:S;~EggNog:ENOG410PYUP;~InterPro:IPR036864,IPR007219,IPR001138;~PFAM:PF00172,PF04082;~go_function: GO:0000981 - DNA-binding transcription factor activity, RNA polymerase II-specific [Evidence IEA];~go_function: GO:0003677 - DNA binding [Evidence IEA];~go_function: GO:0008270 - zinc ion binding [Evidence IEA];~go_process: GO:0006351 - transcription, DNA-templated [Evidence IEA];~go_process: GO:0006355 - regulation of transcription, DNA-templated [Evidence IEA]): MVQVCDRCRVKRVKCDGQQPKCGKCERAGVDCTTSAKLRRKTTPRGYVEPTRETIQQLRGELQRAHDQVRDVSAQVEELRATVARQNEELEQLKQLSSNINRVPSSHKGSSQGPVVGHLGRLVLGDSNAEFFAGSTTGVHFILSAQQQYQRRFQCPDHFPEGIFRLHILKVCHGRVQMSPSEPYLHWIEPQFLNLPKIEYEFLSQQDLTSFEAVFDRFQHCWGMLYPVLLSKQFFAALDQLFRGIRTSSDVSFLLQVYALLALDAFSHHRTHSGVLHHTLTQSHYDRMLSDLFGRMPNRGDLTTLQALLLYLLYLQSTSQHSLGLRICGMTVRLAQSLGLHRHSRRFRHILGETELRKRLWWCVYILDVQSSVLFGLPRTVQHADVDVDLPFNADFDDLHCEQLSYPLPGETTRVEPFIHYIQLSQLLSRCLQQMYTTTDRRGAVGKIQHLQREVDVWGQNVQSSQSDIALMVDIGKDSSGETSRYISLWLSLLAQFTSILIHRPALTFSPEEPQFGKSLDVCVESASQIIACFENGRDHHLLPRMWPAGYHLLFQSALMLLYNCWVRGPQEASTSQPSSLNLATSSDSMKPVQTAIELLKPKSTTAHDIASTPGDLNSGLSPEAISELSQASSFLQHLYNQSLWTNSRSIGQPLSLAQSPSLPISHSIFTSSPAQTPRSFDYSSVLDPMSIAAATWTPFSIDEVNQMEPFEFTDSFLVPWGN